The Deinococcus wulumuqiensis R12 genome has a window encoding:
- a CDS encoding type IV pilus twitching motility protein PilT, whose product MTLEQLLRELVGRRASDIHLQAGSPPLGRVDGRLLPFGTHPLTPEHTRALAQAVLTPAQLEEFEYQQELDVAYSVPGLGRFRCNVFLQRGAVGLVLRVVGDTIPSFEALGLPREVMEQLAGLPRGLVLITGPTGSGKSTSVASLIDYLNRHFAYHILTIEDPIEILHRNGRSLVVQREVGQDTHSFASALRHALRQDPDVIVIGEIRDRETVEAALLAAQTGHLVISTLHTQDAVRTVGRIAEFFAPHERDQVRLQLAECLGGIVSQRLLPRADGVGRVLATEVLISTPLVQEYVKDEERTPLLKDVLLEDNIRGMHTFDEHLAMLYRAGLIGLDAALAAATSPHELRLRLTQSGRL is encoded by the coding sequence ATGACCCTGGAACAGCTGCTGCGCGAGCTGGTGGGCCGCCGCGCTTCCGACATTCACCTGCAAGCCGGAAGCCCACCGCTGGGCCGGGTGGACGGGCGCCTGCTGCCCTTCGGCACCCACCCGCTGACCCCCGAGCACACCCGCGCCCTGGCCCAGGCGGTGCTGACCCCGGCGCAGCTCGAGGAATTCGAGTACCAGCAGGAACTCGACGTGGCGTACAGCGTGCCGGGCCTGGGCCGCTTTCGCTGCAACGTCTTTTTGCAGCGCGGCGCGGTGGGGCTGGTGCTGCGGGTGGTGGGCGACACCATTCCCAGTTTCGAGGCGCTGGGCCTGCCGCGCGAGGTCATGGAGCAGCTCGCCGGTCTGCCACGCGGCCTGGTGCTGATTACCGGGCCGACCGGCAGCGGCAAGAGCACCTCGGTCGCCAGCCTCATCGATTACCTCAACCGGCACTTCGCCTATCACATTCTGACCATCGAGGACCCCATCGAGATTTTGCACCGCAATGGCCGCAGCCTGGTGGTGCAGCGTGAGGTGGGGCAGGACACGCACAGCTTCGCCTCCGCCCTGCGGCACGCGCTGCGCCAGGACCCCGACGTGATCGTGATCGGGGAAATCCGCGACCGCGAGACGGTGGAGGCCGCGCTGCTGGCCGCGCAGACCGGGCACCTCGTCATCAGCACGCTGCACACCCAGGACGCCGTGCGGACCGTGGGCCGCATCGCCGAGTTCTTCGCGCCGCACGAACGCGATCAGGTGCGGCTGCAACTCGCCGAGTGTCTGGGCGGCATCGTGAGTCAGCGCCTGCTTCCCCGCGCCGACGGGGTGGGCCGGGTGCTCGCGACCGAGGTGCTGATCAGCACGCCGCTGGTGCAGGAGTACGTCAAGGACGAGGAGCGCACGCCGCTGCTCAAGGACGTGCTGCTCGAGGACAACATCCGGGGGATGCACACCTTCGACGAACATCTGGCGATGCTCTACCGCGCTGGGCTGATCGGCCTCGACGCCGCGCTTGCCGCCGCCACCAGCCCGCACGAGCTGCGGCTGCGGCTGACCCAGAGCGGGCGGCTGTAG
- a CDS encoding transcription elongation factor GreA: MTREPVRMTRQGKERLEEQLQYLKTTRREQISEYMGKAIEDGDLRESAAYDEARMQQSENEAKIAEIEAQLERAQIMNEDEIDTSAVGVGARVVVEDAQGKQRTLEIVGSFEVDVLKGKISDASPMGQALLGKRKGESAVWPGPKGDVSLKVISVEYP, encoded by the coding sequence ATGACCAGGGAACCCGTTCGCATGACCCGCCAGGGCAAGGAAAGGCTCGAAGAGCAATTGCAGTACCTCAAGACCACCCGCCGCGAGCAGATCAGCGAGTACATGGGCAAGGCCATCGAAGACGGCGACCTGCGCGAAAGTGCGGCCTACGACGAGGCCCGGATGCAGCAGAGCGAGAACGAGGCCAAAATCGCCGAAATCGAGGCGCAGCTCGAACGCGCCCAGATCATGAACGAGGACGAGATCGACACCAGCGCCGTCGGCGTGGGCGCCCGCGTGGTGGTCGAGGACGCCCAGGGCAAGCAGCGCACCCTGGAAATCGTCGGCAGCTTCGAGGTGGACGTGCTCAAGGGCAAAATCAGCGACGCCAGCCCGATGGGACAGGCCCTGCTGGGCAAGCGCAAGGGCGAAAGCGCCGTGTGGCCCGGGCCGAAGGGCGACGTGAGCCTCAAGGTCATCAGCGTCGAGTACCCCTAA
- a CDS encoding enoyl-CoA hydratase/isomerase family protein, which yields MTQNDMDDMRLDEMEFENLTIDQHGPIAVLTVNRPGALNALNGTTLSELAMAAEMIANDPEVGALILTGAGDKAFVAGADISELAGLEGPFAGRDMSLLGQDAMTQISNLPIPVIAAIGGYALGGGLELALCCDIRIASPRARMGLPEVTLGLLPGFAGTQRLPRLIGAGRALDLMLTARQIGAEEALSMGLVNYVADDPLQKAREVAEQIIKNGPLAISLVKEAVRRGLATDLEAGMEIEADLFGMAFATSDFKEGTRAFLEKRKPEFRGE from the coding sequence ATGACCCAGAATGATATGGACGACATGCGCCTCGACGAGATGGAGTTCGAGAACCTGACCATCGACCAGCACGGCCCGATTGCGGTGCTGACCGTCAACCGTCCGGGGGCGCTCAACGCCCTGAACGGCACCACCCTCAGCGAACTGGCGATGGCCGCCGAGATGATCGCCAACGACCCCGAGGTGGGCGCCCTGATTCTGACCGGCGCGGGCGACAAGGCGTTCGTGGCGGGGGCCGACATCAGCGAGCTGGCGGGGCTGGAAGGACCGTTTGCCGGGCGCGACATGTCGCTGCTGGGGCAAGACGCCATGACGCAGATCAGCAACCTGCCGATTCCGGTGATCGCGGCGATAGGCGGCTACGCGCTCGGCGGCGGGCTGGAGCTGGCGCTGTGCTGCGACATTCGCATCGCCTCGCCGCGTGCCCGGATGGGGCTGCCTGAAGTGACGCTGGGGCTGCTGCCCGGTTTTGCCGGAACCCAGCGCCTGCCGCGCCTGATCGGGGCAGGCCGCGCCCTGGACCTGATGCTCACCGCCCGGCAGATCGGCGCCGAGGAAGCCCTGAGCATGGGTCTGGTCAACTATGTCGCCGACGACCCGCTGCAAAAGGCCCGCGAAGTGGCCGAGCAGATCATCAAAAACGGCCCGCTCGCCATCTCGCTGGTCAAGGAAGCAGTAAGGCGGGGCCTCGCCACCGACCTCGAAGCGGGCATGGAAATCGAGGCCGACCTGTTCGGCATGGCCTTCGCCACCAGCGACTTCAAGGAAGGCACGCGGGCCTTTCTGGAAAAGCGCAAACCCGAGTTCAGGGGCGAGTAA
- the miaB gene encoding tRNA (N6-isopentenyl adenosine(37)-C2)-methylthiotransferase MiaB — protein sequence MKAHLITYGCQMNEYDTHLVQSQLVSLGADIVESPDEADFILVNTCAVRGKPVDKVRSLLGDLRKQKAQRSLVVGMMGCLAQLEEGQQIARKFEVDVLLGPGSLLDIGQALESNERFWGLQFKDELHDHIPPPPSGKLQAHLTIMRGCDHHCTYCIVPTTRGPQVSRHPDDILRELDMQLAAGVREVTLLGQNVNAYGVDQGARLKGYPSFADLLRMVGASGIERVKFTTSHPMNFTEDVAAAIGETPAICEFVHLPVQSGSDRVLRRMAREYNREKYLTHIAQIKKHIPDVVLATDIIVGFPGETEEDFQDTLSLYDEVGYDSAYMFIYSPRPGTPSYKHFQDLPRELKTERLQRLIARQKDWSARKNAQKVGTVQQVLLRGDAHDSGFLEGHTRGNHPTVVPKAIGADGAGIYSVRIDHATPHMMYGHILGPDGQPLPEQPRFNPEAAAVSGALPML from the coding sequence ATGAAGGCACACCTCATCACCTACGGCTGTCAGATGAACGAGTACGACACGCACCTCGTGCAGTCCCAACTCGTTTCTCTCGGCGCCGACATCGTGGAGTCGCCCGACGAGGCCGACTTCATTCTGGTCAACACCTGCGCGGTGCGCGGCAAGCCGGTGGACAAGGTCCGCTCGCTGCTCGGCGACCTGCGCAAGCAAAAGGCCCAGCGTTCCCTCGTGGTGGGCATGATGGGCTGCCTCGCGCAGCTCGAAGAGGGCCAGCAGATCGCCCGCAAGTTCGAGGTGGACGTGCTGCTCGGCCCCGGCAGCCTGCTCGATATTGGTCAAGCTCTGGAGAGCAACGAACGCTTCTGGGGCCTGCAATTCAAGGACGAACTGCACGACCACATTCCGCCCCCGCCCAGCGGCAAGTTGCAGGCGCACCTCACCATCATGCGCGGCTGCGACCACCACTGCACCTACTGCATCGTGCCGACCACGCGCGGGCCGCAGGTCAGCCGTCACCCCGACGACATCCTGCGCGAACTCGACATGCAGCTCGCGGCGGGGGTGCGCGAAGTCACCCTGCTCGGTCAGAACGTCAACGCCTACGGGGTGGACCAGGGTGCCAGGCTGAAGGGCTACCCGAGCTTCGCCGACCTGCTGCGCATGGTGGGCGCCAGCGGCATCGAGCGCGTCAAATTCACCACCAGCCATCCCATGAACTTCACCGAGGACGTGGCGGCGGCCATCGGCGAGACGCCCGCCATCTGCGAGTTCGTGCACCTGCCGGTGCAGAGCGGCTCGGACCGGGTGCTGCGGCGCATGGCCCGCGAGTACAACCGCGAGAAGTACCTCACCCACATCGCGCAGATCAAAAAGCACATCCCTGACGTGGTGCTCGCCACCGACATCATCGTGGGCTTTCCCGGCGAAACCGAGGAAGACTTTCAGGACACCCTCTCGCTCTACGACGAGGTGGGCTATGACTCGGCCTACATGTTCATCTACTCGCCGCGTCCCGGTACGCCGAGCTACAAGCACTTTCAGGATCTGCCGCGCGAACTCAAGACCGAGCGGCTCCAGCGTCTGATCGCCCGGCAAAAGGACTGGTCCGCCCGCAAGAACGCGCAGAAGGTCGGCACCGTCCAGCAGGTGCTGCTGCGCGGCGACGCCCACGACTCGGGGTTTCTGGAGGGTCACACCCGGGGCAACCACCCCACCGTCGTCCCCAAAGCCATCGGCGCGGACGGCGCGGGCATCTATTCGGTCCGCATCGACCACGCCACGCCGCACATGATGTACGGGCACATCCTCGGCCCCGACGGTCAACCCCTGCCCGAACAGCCGCGCTTCAACCCCGAAGCGGCGGCGGTGAGCGGGGCGCTCCCGATGCTGTAA
- a CDS encoding cation:proton antiporter, whose amino-acid sequence MLGRLFLELGTVILALALVGRAAGRLGITPIPLYLMAGIGLGTVMHLDDTAEKFIHTGAEIGAILLLFILGLEYTSDELRTNLRANRRIGLLDLALNFTPGVVAGALLGLPPLAWVLLGGITYLTSSGIASKILSDLGRLGNRETPTILAVCVIEDVVMAFYLPVVAALLIGGSLLTVGVNLALALTAFGVTFFLAMRYGHVLSRVLNVPSDETLLLGVLGLVLVVAGAADLLKVSAAIGAFLVGIALSGEVAHRARAQIEPLRDLFAAVFFLFFGLQLDLAAVPDVLLPAALLALVTAVTKFLVGWHGAAQAGVQSRGRFRAGTTLIPRGEFSILIAGLGLGLAPVLGPLAAVYVLLTAIIGPVLARFDAALAPRVARVLGG is encoded by the coding sequence ATGCTAGGCCGCCTGTTTCTGGAACTCGGCACGGTCATCCTCGCGCTGGCGCTGGTGGGCCGCGCCGCCGGGCGGCTGGGCATCACCCCGATTCCGCTGTACCTGATGGCGGGCATCGGCCTGGGCACCGTCATGCACCTCGACGACACCGCCGAGAAGTTCATCCACACCGGGGCGGAAATCGGCGCCATTCTGCTGCTGTTTATCCTGGGGCTGGAATACACCAGCGACGAACTGCGCACCAACCTGCGGGCCAACCGCCGCATCGGGCTGCTCGACCTCGCGCTCAACTTCACGCCGGGGGTGGTGGCCGGGGCGCTGCTCGGTCTGCCGCCGCTCGCCTGGGTGCTGCTCGGGGGCATCACCTACCTCACCTCCAGCGGCATCGCCTCCAAAATCCTCTCGGACCTGGGTCGCCTGGGCAACCGTGAAACGCCGACCATTCTCGCCGTGTGCGTCATCGAGGACGTGGTGATGGCGTTTTACCTGCCCGTCGTGGCGGCGCTGCTCATCGGCGGCAGCCTGCTCACGGTGGGGGTCAACCTCGCGCTGGCGCTGACGGCGTTCGGGGTGACCTTTTTTCTCGCCATGCGTTACGGCCACGTGCTGAGCCGCGTGCTCAACGTGCCCAGCGACGAAACGCTGCTGCTCGGCGTGCTGGGGCTGGTGCTGGTGGTGGCGGGCGCCGCCGACCTGCTCAAGGTCAGCGCGGCCATCGGCGCCTTCCTCGTCGGCATCGCGCTCTCGGGCGAGGTCGCGCACCGGGCGCGGGCGCAGATCGAGCCGCTGCGCGACCTGTTCGCCGCCGTGTTTTTCCTCTTTTTCGGCCTGCAACTCGACCTGGCGGCGGTGCCGGACGTGCTGCTGCCTGCCGCGCTGCTGGCCCTCGTGACTGCCGTGACCAAATTTCTGGTCGGCTGGCACGGCGCCGCGCAGGCCGGGGTCCAGAGCCGGGGCCGCTTTCGCGCGGGCACCACCCTGATCCCCCGGGGCGAATTCAGCATCCTGATTGCGGGCCTGGGCCTGGGTCTCGCTCCGGTGCTGGGGCCGCTCGCCGCCGTCTACGTGCTGCTCACCGCCATCATCGGCCCGGTGCTGGCCCGCTTCGACGCGGCCCTGGCCCCCCGTGTGGCGCGGGTGTTGGGGGGGTAG
- a CDS encoding cation:proton antiporter regulatory subunit — MVRLEETSLPGVGMRYDFDGRFGKRVGVIVHRDGRREMFVSLREDPDACAQSITLDEGEAEVVADLLGGSTVSRRVGQTMQDIEGLAMDWLPLERGSPFAGRALGDSQMRTRTGTSVVAVMRAGQAVPAPGPEFVLEAGDTVVVVGTAGGVRRAARLLSSGAEH; from the coding sequence ATGGTCAGACTGGAAGAAACGTCCCTGCCCGGCGTGGGGATGCGCTACGACTTCGACGGACGCTTCGGCAAGCGCGTGGGCGTCATCGTTCACCGCGACGGGCGGCGCGAGATGTTCGTCTCGCTGCGTGAGGACCCCGACGCCTGCGCCCAGAGCATCACGCTCGACGAGGGCGAGGCCGAGGTGGTGGCCGACCTGCTCGGTGGCAGCACCGTGTCGCGCCGGGTGGGACAGACCATGCAGGACATCGAGGGGCTGGCGATGGACTGGCTGCCGCTGGAGCGGGGCAGCCCCTTTGCTGGGCGCGCGCTGGGCGACTCGCAGATGCGCACCCGCACCGGCACCAGCGTGGTCGCGGTGATGCGCGCCGGGCAGGCGGTGCCCGCGCCGGGGCCGGAGTTCGTGCTGGAAGCGGGCGACACGGTGGTGGTGGTCGGCACGGCAGGCGGGGTGCGCCGCGCCGCCCGGCTCCTGAGCAGCGGAGCGGAGCATTGA
- a CDS encoding DUF4127 family protein, producing the protein MPRLLLVPPDTRPPTLDLPVSLGRMTGADMRVPPAGALPHFFTPGDTDALADWLRAEGGQADALVVCLETLCLGGMIPARRVADPLDTALRRLEVLRELKGRHPKLRIYAFGVVVRVAHDNDPHEEKPYYGDWGRELRAYSTAFDRHARHGEGERAGLDAARAAVPADILADWLGTRERNRALHLAALDLLAEGVLRHLCVTLDDTSEYGLAAYDRRMLEARADELGVWDRFDTYPGADEVPCALLTRALREGLPSARAWVRYSGTLGAGAGLIYEDRPAGELVAAHLRAAGCVPADSMQEADFILAVNTPGRRQANVQPDLATVDTPHRHLPAFVDALRRDLAAGRAVSLADIAYPNGAERRLWGLLRGFPLAGLAGYSAWNTAGNTLGSAVAFGALSPLVTDRAEHAGALFSRLVDDALYQAFVRAEVRSALDRPSPFDLGEQYPQAEQELRDRMGPRVQNLWDTHFAHLPLEFSVQPARLAWPRLFTGVFPLTVREKPSA; encoded by the coding sequence ATGCCCCGCCTTCTGCTCGTGCCGCCCGACACCCGCCCGCCCACCCTCGACCTGCCGGTGTCGCTGGGCCGCATGACCGGGGCCGACATGCGGGTGCCGCCCGCCGGGGCGCTGCCGCACTTTTTCACCCCCGGCGACACGGACGCGCTCGCCGACTGGCTGCGGGCCGAGGGGGGACAGGCCGACGCCCTGGTCGTGTGCCTGGAAACCCTGTGTCTGGGCGGCATGATTCCGGCGCGGCGGGTGGCCGACCCGCTGGACACGGCGCTGCGCCGCCTGGAGGTGCTGCGCGAGCTGAAGGGCAGGCACCCGAAGCTGCGCATCTACGCCTTCGGGGTGGTGGTGCGGGTGGCGCACGACAACGACCCGCACGAGGAAAAACCCTACTACGGCGACTGGGGGCGCGAGCTGCGGGCCTACAGCACCGCCTTCGACCGCCATGCCCGGCACGGCGAGGGCGAACGCGCTGGCCTGGACGCCGCCCGCGCCGCCGTGCCCGCAGACATCCTGGCCGACTGGCTGGGCACCCGCGAACGCAACCGCGCCCTGCACCTCGCGGCGCTCGACCTGCTGGCCGAGGGGGTGTTGCGGCACCTGTGCGTCACGCTGGACGACACCTCCGAGTACGGGCTGGCCGCCTACGACCGCCGGATGCTGGAAGCGCGGGCGGACGAACTCGGTGTCTGGGACCGCTTCGACACCTACCCCGGCGCCGACGAGGTGCCGTGTGCGCTGCTCACGCGGGCGCTACGTGAGGGCCTGCCGTCCGCCCGCGCCTGGGTGCGCTACTCCGGCACGCTGGGCGCGGGGGCAGGGCTGATCTACGAGGACCGTCCCGCCGGGGAACTCGTCGCCGCGCACCTGCGGGCCGCCGGGTGCGTGCCCGCCGACAGCATGCAGGAGGCCGACTTCATCCTGGCGGTCAACACGCCGGGGCGGCGGCAGGCGAACGTGCAGCCCGACCTGGCGACGGTGGACACACCGCACCGCCACCTGCCGGCCTTCGTGGACGCGCTGCGGCGGGACCTCGCGGCGGGGCGGGCCGTGTCGCTGGCGGACATCGCCTACCCCAACGGGGCCGAGCGGCGGCTGTGGGGGCTGCTGCGCGGGTTTCCGCTGGCGGGGCTGGCAGGCTACAGCGCGTGGAACACGGCGGGCAACACGCTGGGCAGCGCGGTCGCCTTCGGTGCCCTGAGTCCGCTGGTGACGGACCGCGCCGAACACGCCGGGGCGCTCTTTTCGCGGCTGGTGGACGACGCGCTGTATCAGGCGTTCGTCCGGGCCGAAGTGCGCTCGGCGCTGGACCGTCCCAGTCCCTTCGACCTGGGCGAACAGTACCCGCAGGCCGAGCAGGAGCTTCGGGACAGGATGGGTCCCCGCGTGCAGAATCTCTGGGACACCCACTTTGCCCATCTGCCGCTCGAATTCAGTGTGCAGCCCGCCCGCCTCGCCTGGCCGCGCCTGTTTACCGGGGTCTTTCCGCTGACGGTGCGCGAAAAGCCCTCTGCCTGA
- a CDS encoding prephenate dehydratase, producing the protein MRGSEAAQATEQTGPVVAFQGNPGSYGEIAALNALPQVRGTRGYPTFHETVRAVETGEADFGVLPVENSLMGAIHQSIDLLTETELHVTGEVVVRVTHCLMALPGVELGDIRKVGSQQPALDQCTHLIRKHGWQPLAKHDTAGSAKDLAERGARDEAAIASRRAAELYGLNILQTEVEDEPFNFTRFMVLSRRAPAEAAPDVPHKTSLVFAVRHTPGFLVETLNELRGLNLSRIESRPRRDRAWSYLMYVDIEGRASDPQVAQALAGVLLKASYAKIIGSYPAAQGTVE; encoded by the coding sequence ATGAGAGGCAGCGAGGCGGCGCAGGCAACGGAGCAGACAGGACCGGTGGTGGCTTTTCAGGGCAACCCCGGCAGCTACGGCGAAATTGCGGCGCTGAACGCTCTGCCGCAGGTGCGCGGAACACGGGGCTACCCCACCTTTCACGAAACCGTGCGGGCCGTCGAAACGGGAGAAGCGGATTTCGGCGTGCTGCCGGTGGAAAACAGTCTGATGGGCGCGATTCACCAGTCCATCGACCTGCTGACCGAAACCGAGCTGCACGTGACCGGCGAGGTCGTGGTGCGCGTGACCCACTGCCTGATGGCGCTGCCGGGGGTCGAACTCGGGGATATCCGCAAGGTCGGCAGTCAGCAACCGGCGCTCGACCAGTGCACCCACCTGATTCGCAAGCACGGCTGGCAGCCGCTCGCCAAACACGACACGGCGGGCAGCGCCAAGGACCTCGCCGAGCGCGGCGCCCGCGACGAAGCCGCCATCGCCAGCCGCCGCGCCGCCGAACTCTACGGCCTGAACATCCTGCAAACCGAGGTGGAGGACGAGCCGTTCAACTTCACCCGCTTCATGGTCCTTTCGCGCCGTGCCCCTGCCGAGGCCGCGCCGGACGTGCCGCACAAAACCAGCCTCGTGTTCGCGGTGCGCCACACCCCCGGTTTTCTGGTCGAGACGCTGAACGAACTGCGCGGCCTCAACCTCTCGCGCATCGAGAGCCGCCCCCGCCGTGACCGCGCCTGGAGCTACCTGATGTACGTGGACATCGAGGGCCGCGCCAGTGACCCGCAGGTCGCCCAGGCCCTCGCCGGGGTGCTGCTCAAGGCGAGCTACGCCAAGATTATCGGCAGTTACCCGGCGGCGCAGGGAACGGTGGAGTGA
- a CDS encoding pyridoxamine 5'-phosphate oxidase family protein, translated as MSDQTMNREQPSREQAVGTVAGLIKDIKFAMLVTTTDEGHLHARPMTTQQTEFDGDLWFIGAKDSEAVHDMRARPQVNVSYADTGSNNYVSVHGTAELVEDRAKLDELWSDMYDMYFEGGKEDPNVQLIKIDARGAEYWESGGKVRTLFALAKNLIPGQKAEAGELGKNETVEL; from the coding sequence ATGAGTGACCAGACCATGAACCGTGAGCAGCCGTCCCGTGAGCAGGCCGTTGGGACCGTCGCCGGACTGATCAAGGACATCAAGTTCGCCATGCTGGTGACCACCACCGACGAAGGCCACCTGCACGCCCGCCCGATGACCACGCAGCAGACCGAGTTCGACGGCGACCTGTGGTTCATCGGGGCCAAGGACAGCGAGGCGGTGCACGACATGCGGGCGCGGCCCCAGGTCAACGTGAGCTACGCCGACACCGGCAGCAACAACTACGTGAGCGTTCACGGCACCGCCGAACTGGTCGAGGACCGCGCCAAGCTCGACGAACTGTGGAGCGACATGTACGACATGTACTTCGAGGGCGGCAAGGAAGACCCCAACGTGCAGCTCATCAAGATTGACGCCCGCGGCGCCGAATACTGGGAAAGCGGCGGCAAGGTCCGCACCCTGTTCGCCCTCGCCAAGAACCTGATTCCCGGCCAGAAGGCCGAAGCGGGCGAACTGGGCAAGAACGAGACCGTCGAGCTGTAG
- a CDS encoding RidA family protein: MKPALFLLPCLLASCTLTGGPVKSVPSSGTLPFSEAVQVGQTLYLSGQLGLDAQGQLVPGGVRAETLQALSNIEATLTRQGYRREHLVKCMVMLRDMKDFAAMNEVYGSWMRRPYPVRSTFGGADLALNANVEIECVAAR; encoded by the coding sequence ATGAAACCTGCCCTCTTCCTGCTGCCCTGCCTGCTCGCGTCGTGCACCCTGACCGGGGGGCCGGTCAAATCGGTGCCGTCCTCGGGCACCCTGCCGTTTTCCGAAGCCGTTCAGGTGGGGCAAACCCTCTACCTGTCGGGCCAGCTTGGACTGGACGCACAGGGCCAGCTCGTGCCGGGCGGCGTCCGCGCCGAAACCCTCCAGGCCCTGAGCAACATCGAGGCGACGCTGACCCGGCAGGGCTACCGCCGCGAGCACCTCGTCAAATGCATGGTCATGCTCCGCGACATGAAAGATTTCGCCGCCATGAACGAGGTCTACGGGTCGTGGATGCGCCGCCCGTACCCGGTGCGCTCCACCTTCGGGGGCGCAGACCTCGCCCTGAACGCCAACGTCGAAATCGAGTGCGTGGCCGCCCGCTGA
- the lepA gene encoding translation elongation factor 4, with the protein MTAGPPDPNPTARIRNFSIIAHVDHGKSTLADRILEKLGAMGERDKRDQTLDTLELERERGITIKSTPIRLNYVRDNGESYVFNLIDTPGHVDFNYEVSRSLAACEGVLLLVDASQGVEAQTIVNAYLAIDNNLEIIPVINKIDLPAADPESAARELEEVIGIPAEGAVRASGKSGIGIPEILEAVVERIPPPPGDPAAPLKALIFDSFFDAYQGVILFVRVLEGTMKAKDGVRLMNAGKNFEVDKVGTFSPGLVVGEELSAGMVGWVAAGIKDIQDAQVGDTLTGRDRQTDEAFPGFKPAQPVVFSGLYPTDTEDYRKLRDALEKLKLNDAAFSFEPETSEALGFGFRCGFLGLLHAEIIQERLEREYDLDLIATAPAVVYRVTLTNGEIFETQNPAEFPTRDRIEMVEEPYIKLSVMLPEDYVGPVMQLLQERRGAMQTMNYVGKRVELVYEVPFAEILYDFHDRLKSISRGYASMDYEQLGYREGDLRKVDIMVNNEVIDALAVIVHETKTYSLGRKIVDKMAEVIPRQMFPVPVQAVIGAKIIARATVKAYRKDVLAKCYGGDISRKKKLLEKQKKGRARMKQFGTVEVPQEAFLAVLSTEE; encoded by the coding sequence GTGACCGCAGGCCCCCCCGACCCCAACCCGACCGCACGCATCCGCAACTTTTCCATCATCGCGCATGTGGACCACGGCAAGTCCACGCTGGCCGACCGCATTCTCGAAAAACTCGGCGCGATGGGCGAGCGTGACAAGCGCGACCAGACGCTCGACACGCTGGAACTGGAGCGCGAGCGTGGCATCACCATCAAGTCCACGCCCATCCGGTTGAATTATGTTCGGGACAATGGCGAATCGTACGTCTTCAACCTGATCGATACTCCCGGCCACGTGGACTTCAACTACGAGGTCTCGCGTTCGCTGGCCGCCTGCGAGGGCGTGCTGCTGCTCGTGGACGCCTCGCAGGGGGTGGAAGCGCAGACCATCGTCAACGCCTACCTCGCCATCGACAACAACCTCGAAATCATCCCGGTCATCAACAAAATCGACCTGCCCGCCGCCGACCCCGAGAGCGCTGCCCGAGAGCTGGAGGAAGTCATCGGCATTCCCGCCGAGGGCGCGGTGCGGGCGTCCGGCAAATCGGGCATCGGTATTCCCGAGATTCTGGAAGCGGTGGTCGAGCGCATTCCCCCGCCCCCCGGCGACCCCGCTGCACCTCTCAAGGCGCTGATTTTCGACTCGTTTTTCGACGCTTACCAGGGCGTGATTCTGTTCGTGCGGGTGCTCGAGGGCACCATGAAGGCCAAAGACGGCGTGCGGCTGATGAACGCGGGCAAGAACTTCGAGGTGGACAAGGTCGGCACCTTCAGCCCCGGCTTGGTCGTGGGGGAGGAACTCTCGGCGGGCATGGTGGGCTGGGTGGCCGCCGGCATCAAGGACATTCAAGACGCGCAGGTGGGCGACACCCTCACCGGACGCGACCGGCAGACCGACGAAGCCTTTCCCGGCTTCAAGCCCGCGCAGCCGGTGGTGTTTTCGGGCCTGTACCCCACCGACACCGAGGACTACCGCAAGCTGCGCGACGCGCTGGAAAAGCTCAAGCTCAACGACGCCGCCTTTTCCTTCGAGCCGGAAACCTCCGAGGCGCTGGGCTTCGGCTTCCGCTGCGGCTTTCTGGGGCTGCTGCACGCCGAAATCATTCAGGAGCGTTTGGAGCGCGAGTACGACCTCGACCTGATCGCCACTGCGCCCGCCGTCGTCTACCGCGTCACGCTCACCAACGGCGAGATTTTTGAGACGCAAAACCCCGCCGAGTTTCCCACCCGTGACCGCATCGAAATGGTCGAGGAACCGTACATCAAGCTCTCGGTGATGCTGCCCGAGGACTACGTGGGGCCGGTGATGCAGCTCCTGCAGGAGCGCCGGGGCGCCATGCAGACGATGAACTATGTCGGCAAGCGCGTGGAACTGGTCTACGAGGTGCCGTTCGCCGAGATTCTCTACGATTTCCACGACCGCCTCAAATCCATCTCGCGCGGGTACGCCAGCATGGACTACGAGCAGCTCGGCTACCGCGAAGGCGACCTGCGCAAGGTGGACATCATGGTGAACAACGAGGTCATCGACGCCCTCGCCGTCATCGTCCACGAAACCAAGACCTACTCGCTGGGGCGCAAAATCGTGGACAAGATGGCCGAAGTCATTCCCCGGCAGATGTTCCCGGTGCCGGTACAGGCCGTCATCGGCGCCAAAATCATCGCCCGCGCCACCGTCAAGGCGTACCGCAAGGACGTGCTGGCAAAGTGCTACGGCGGCGACATCTCGCGCAAAAAGAAACTGCTGGAAAAGCAGAAGAAGGGCCGCGCCCGCATGAAGCAGTTCGGCACGGTGGAGGTGCCGCAGGAAGCCTTCCTGGCAGTGCTGAGTACGGAGGAGTAA